ACCCAACACAATGAGTAACTCAAAGCATTTGATTCACAGACCGCCTCACCAAAAATTCTTTAACCTTTTATGGCTGAGACTTGATCTTCACAATGTGCAGTGACGCAGAAACTGTTCCGTTTTGGTGTTCAGGGAATTCACTGAAATGAACACAGCTGTTGCTCTGCAGAGATTCACGAGAGAACAACATTGGCACAAAAACTGGATccttatttgtatttgtatgaatTTGTAACATGAAAAGGGAACATATGACCGGGATTTAAGTAAAGACATTATGGGGAGCAAACCTAAAGCTTTTCCCTTCAAGagaaaaacagtatttatttttgcttttgacaaaaaaaatcccattccAAATAACTTTCATTTCAAAGAAAACCACAGTGAGCAGACGTTaaggacaaacaaaacacttgtcAGGACCAACAAATCAGACTTGGGTCACTGTTCAAAATAAGCAAAACCTTTATAATTGCAAAACTATCATAATTACATGTATCATGTCCATTATGACTTGTAGTTCAGTTATAACATCATACTGTGTTgccttgcttgtttttttttaagaaaaaaaaaaattgtgttcaGTTTCTGTACGTTTCATTTGTTTGTACGTCCAGTATAATGTCGTTTTGTACATGAAATGCACAACTTATGCTTctcaaaaagtaaaagttgataTAAtagttgtggaaaaaaaaaaaaagagtcatcaGTCTACACAGTATTTGGTTTATATGCAAACACTTATCTCAGGTGATTACAGAACCTTGCTATGTTAAGTTGGAAGCGGTAATTTGAATCAAACTTTTTGGGAGCAACCATGTACATTTATTccaaactataaaaaaaacttttgtcgAATTAAAGTTTTAacgcaaacttttttttaaatttttttttttataacttgtTAAGGATTGCAAATTAATCATATTTCTGTTTTGGACATGGCCTTTATGTAATACTTTAGTTTCACAGTATTAAAGCTGTACATTTCAATTTAAACTGCTGATTGGTGCTCATCTTGTTACCATCCACCATCAGAAACCTTCTACACCGCAGACAATTTTCTATATAATTGCtttataaacatacacaaaacatCAGTGGATGtagaatttatttaattattttactcCAGTCCACGTGGCAAAATGGGCATTTGTCTGTTATCTTCATGGAACCACAAGAGGGCGGCAGAGGACAATGCACTCTTTCCTTGACATGCTCTGCTTTCACTGCATAACGAACAACCTCTAACTCCACCTATTCAGTCATACAACAACATCTCTGTTTGAGTTCATTCTAACCAAACGCTCTATTTTGACATGCAATGCCATAAGAAATCTGGTCAACAAaggaaaaagagctgctggGTAATAATAGCCGTGTTGTGATATGATTGAACAGATGTTTTATTAAGTCTACTTGTATATCATTCACGAGTCATTCACCTGTAATAAAAATATTCTAAATCTAAGGCAACACAAACCTATAAGTGTGTGGTGCTACTTGATTTTCTCAAAAAGACTTTGATGCTTTGaataatatttacagtaaaagaaaattaaagtaaaaattccttaatattttcaaaaaaataaaaatagatgtCGCTTCGACCAGGATGTTctaaagttattattataatattatatctgcatttgtttttcctgtttcaaTGCATCAGCTCGTTCAAAAACACACGGAAAATTAAAAGCGGATTGTGTCAATCAAATATGAACATACAGTTTTCCAAACAGCaaggcacacaaacacagatgcaaaaatgtctctttcatggaaatatacacattataaTGACTAAAATGAAAACAGGTGGAGTGTGCCATTTTCTTCACTGAAATAACATATGACCAGCACGCCTCActttgtttgtgacattttgtatCAACactatgaataaaaaaaatataacatgATTAACTGTCAATGCATCAAAATACCCATTATTTATAAATCAATGATCAAGTATTAGTCAGATTTTCCGGCTTCTTCAACGGCTACACCCTATATCCAACATCCAGAAacgaaaaaaataaagtgttcaaCTCTCATTAACTTACTTACATAACATCCAGACACTTCTCTCAGTGATCCAGTAGTTTCCAATGAGCGGGCCGCAGTCAGTTGAGTAAGACTTGTACCCAGGATGCCTTGTGTTTGCTCACATTTGTGATGAATCAATGCTTTAATCAGAGACACCAGGAATCAATCAGGCTAAacaggtggtggtgatgatgatgatgatgatgatgatgaggaggatgaggaggaggaggaagagggaaacAGCAGGAGGTGTGGTAGCTGAGAAACCCAAAAATGATAAGTATAATACAAAGTTTATATCAACGAACACACTGCCCTCTCttaataaaaacagtgaatTATATGAACACGTCTAAAGACCTGATATTCACCAGAGAGTGAACTTTCATTTTAATACTGTACAACTGACAATGTTTTGTACAAGGAACATAAACACCATATAAATAACTTTAAACACTGCTCTACCTGGAAACGCCACAGTGcttcaaaaactaaaaacaatgacagatgGTTTAATTTACAGATAATATACACATGTGgggttaaataaaatacattgaaaGCAGCATTTACTGTTGAACGAAGGTATCGGCTAATGTTGTACTTGCGGTAAATGTCGCTACCTGTGTGCTTCTGTAGACAAACCATCCATACTATGGTCTGATTTTGACATCAATACAGTCATTGTGTTGTCTCAATTCTAGTTGGCAAGTAAACAAAGTTGAAAAGTTCGTATCTATCGtatatacaatttaaaatggtgcaatgtgtgttttgttgatcTATATTTTTTCTCCAAATGCTTCTTTCAAAAAGACAGAACACCCTGGTTTGAACACTCTGGAATCAAGAGCCAGGCTGGAATGTAAAAACACAGACCAATATATGTATAagttacctttttttttcttttcttcccctctcctttttttcaGTGCTGTAAAAGTCACAGTGATTTCACTTGGCAGTACATAAAACAGGTCGACGCTGTGACCGTTTCATCAGAAAAACTCCCATTTCAAGTGTGTTTATAACAGTGACGGcgaacagagaaacagaaagacaCTCCCGGGACATTTGCTGGAAGTGAACCTTGAAGTTAAgatgttttcataaataaataaaaagaagcaaacattaacagctgcagagagagtTGCTCTGTCCTTTCTattcatttcttggtcagaaattcctcaatcaaatgtttaaaatgcgACTAATTCCAGAGTGTTCACACCATGCTGCCTTCTCCAACCTGTGGTCATGAACAATATATTAATCTACGATCAAAAGTCTGCATAGCACACTGTACACAGTACGAGTCCAAGTCAGTTATTGGGCCGAGCTTATGTTGACGTTCTCTTCCTAAGACTCCACTCGGGCAAAAGTTAAAGGACACTCTCAAAGAGTTGCATTGATCTCATGATGTTTTCATCCTGCAGACAGAGGGCAAGAAAACAACGTCATGTGATGAGAAAATGCAAGTGCGACAAAAAGCGTCAAAGTGTTGGGCTCACATTTTGGCAGCAGTCGATGAACTCGTCTATGGTGACCACTCCGTCTTTATTCTTATCCATCTTCTGttggagaagagaaagaaggacAAACCAAACACTGCTTAAGCCTTTTTGCTGTGACCGGCAAATGTAACTGGACAGAGCTGTGAGCGCTGCCAACGTCAGACTCGCCTGAAAGAAGACTTCTACATGTTGACGAGGCGTCTCCTCCCTGAGGACAGGGTAAGTGCATTTTCCCATCATGTCGTAGATGGCCTTCATGATGTCCAGCATTTCCTGtgacacacaggaaatgatcaGTGCAGCCAAATTACACAGGAAACACTTGCACATCATTCAGATTGTTTCGATGTTTTGATGCTGAACTTCAAGTTTATTtaacttcagttttttttccatattccTGTTAAGTTTGAACATAATAACATCACATCatattgttttatgtatataGTACCTTTAagaacacacatttgtgttttaacaaaCGGGACACTCAGACACGGAGagtacacaaaatacacaacactAACTGTCAGTATAAATGCAAGCAAAAGATAAATTAAACCAAGGAGACGACGTCTTGCAGaaggaatataaataaatgaaacaggtTTGTGGATCATTTAGAGAACatctaaatgtctttttttcctttcttttttaatttagcaGCATAGCTTTAATccattcatttcttctttaaaatgGATTCATCACCATCAAAACAGCCATTGGTTGGATTGCAATGATATTTTGTGAAGCCACTGACGCTCCTCGGAGGAGGAACTCGGTCAGCTTCATCTAAACTAAAGCTCAGGCCCTTTTACGCACGTCTGTGGTTAACATGCTGACTCAGAACTGCCGTCATCGCTGCAGAATCTGGTATCAATATTTCATATTCTATATCTAGTTAAGCTGGTTTATTATGACCAAGTTGAATCCTCCCAGCCTTCCTCACTTCTGATGGAGACGTACCTCTTTAGTGATATATCCGTCTTTATTGATATCGTACAGGTTGAAAGCCCAGTTGAGTTTTTCCTGGACCGTGCCTCGCAAAAGGATAGAAAGGCCCATAACAAAATCCTGCAGCGGAAACAAGACGCACTGACACGTTTATGAACAACATACACAACATTTACAAAGAAGCGGTTTGTCCATGAAGGGACGTGAAAACCTACACAATGAACCAAGTCAGTAACTATATTCTTTCTAAACACATGAGCAATATCGGCTGATTGCATACATCATACATTTTGCAATGATATTACGCGACGTATTCATTAGAGCCAAATGATGAAACAGCAAGAGTGCACACACTtgaaattataatcactcattATTCAAATTATTAGCCGTCTCATAATCTGGGTTTGCCCTCAGAGAATCCGCTGACGTTTGAACAAACATTGGTTGGGACTAATGATAGCGTCTCGGTCCTTCTAAACAAATATATGCCTTTCATAAATATTCACGACATGTTGATAACGCCTTGCCTGGACTTGCTTGTGCCAAACTTATGGTGGCCGCAGGTTACATAATGCTCCAGTGGAAAAGCCCGAGGGGCTTGTTGAGTTGAAATTTTAAAAATGCCACACTTGACGTGGGCGCCAGATGGAATTTACCTCTTTTTAATTATGTTGAAATTCCATAGACACCGAGTGTGACTCATATGCCAAACTATGGGAGGCACCGTCTTGGATTCAGTCGAACGACCCACATATTCATCATCGTCGCACCTGGACATCAAATACAATGTGGACAGAAAACGGAAACACAAACGGACTCTCACCTCAAAACTTACAGAGCCATTGTGATCTGTATCAAACGCATTGAAGAGGAAATGTGCATATGTCGACGCATCTACGAGGAGAACAGAGATAAGAAATCCATTACATTGGTACAATGGCCCAGTACACAGCAGTTGCatctctttttttcatgatgagAGATGAATGATAACACTATCATGTCTGAACAGATACATCAAAGCCTCTGAATGTTTCCTCTCTCTGACTCCTTGGGTGAAATCTTTACATAATGATGATCAGTGCCAGTGAGTAAGTGACAGTCCTGGCTTTATAAAGACATGATGCTCTTCTCTTGTGTTGTTTCCCACTGTCCCTGCCGTTTGCTTTGATAGAACTTTCACTACAGGTACTTCAGATGTTAGGGGAGCAACTTGTGAAACACTGTCTTTTTAAGTACAGCACACTAGAGAGGAAAAGAACTCGGCTACACaagacgggggaaaaaaaaaaccctccacaaACCTCCTTGTGGGAAGAACTGTGAGTAGATGTCTTTGAAAGTTTCTTCATTGACGACTCCACTGGGGCATTCCTGCAAGACAGAGTAGAAttgcacaaacaaatgaaagaacatAGATGAAGGCGAGGTAAAGTTAACATGGACAACTGCACTGAGTGTTATTTGCATGTCGTAATGAATCAAAATCTTTAGTGCTGTTTACTGTAATATGAGCTGTATGCTCATGTGCAACCAAATTATATCCAAATAGAACCCTTTAATTTTAAAGGTCGCTCCTATGCCATCAAATCCACTTTTCAGTGATGTGTAGAATCTACCGTCATATCGACGACAAATCCCTGCAAACTGACGCGAGTTCCGTTTGTGTTGGTTTGTTGACACTGCGAGATGTGAGCCTGGAAGTCGACTGAACAGGGAGTGAGTGGATTTTACATGATCCAGTCTGTCCCTGCTGCTGAGCTAATGTTAGATTAGCCAGCTGACTGGTATTTTGTcagatgacattttaaatacGCAGAAAGATGACGCTCTTATAAGTCGTGCACATGTATAATTTCACTTCCAAGAATATACATTGAATTGTGCAACTAAATCATTCAGAATCGAACTGAACTGATGTGAGATTGAGACCCATGTTCAATTTGGTGGTATTAAAAATCTAACTCGCTCAAGGCAAAAAGATATTTATCCTGTACAAAGCCATTCAAAGTCACTCACTTAAGGTTTCCTGGCAGCCTTACTCTTTATACTCTTATGGAGCACTTCCAAGAAATATGCTTTGTGTATCTGCAAAGGCGAGCGCCATCCACAGACATAATGGAAGACCTTGCTCAGATCAGCACGGTGATTAAGGTGGGTGAGGTTTTTGCAGGCTGATTTTCTGCGATGTGTCAGGCTGTAGCTTCAAAGCACACGTGAATCGAATGAACAGGGAATATGTCCATCCATAAAGACAATGTGTAAACTAGGCAATCAAAGAGGGCAGACTTCACCCcgttcacgcaacaagcctctgtttgTCCGCGACAGggtcaaaacacacagacagagccaccaGAAGTAATAAAAACCACTTCTATGGCAGAGGCTGGAAGGAATAGAGAGTAAAACCATATCCTATTACTTCACAAAGATGAGGTCAGGACTTTCAGGGAAGTTAGGGACATAGAATGAAAAGGAAGCAAGGCACCCAGTTCCCcattgcttgtgtgtgtgttcactactggtgtgtgaaataaggatgggttaataCTAGttttaattctaattctaaaatGTTCCAATCCAAGTGAGAAACCTATTCTTCATAGCAGACAAATGGACTATCTTTTGGCTGAAAGCAAAACaggatgtgagtgtgtgtgtgtgtgtaagagttaTAAGAAATTGAGTATAAGAAATATTTAATTGGAAATGTGAGCTAAAACGATACTAAAACACTCAAGTCATTGCTTCATAAGGACATCATTTAAGATGAAAAGTCATTATAATTTGCAGATTTAGATCATCGTTGATCCATTACTGTAGCCTGCCAGGAAGAAGAGATTAAGACAATTATCAAATCgataaactgtgtttaaaatgtgttcggTCGTGTTTTGGAGAATgcactgtgtgatttttatgtGCTTTCTTGTTTCTGTAAGTTTTGGAAACTCGTATGGTTAAAAAAACCAGATCGGTTTTCGACTATTGATGTCTGGTTCAGCCTGTGGGGGAGCGTGCGGCTGCTCGTCCATTGTGAACGGATGGATCAGAGTCACAGCGTGTACGTGTCTTTCTTTTCTATCACCCCCTTTTACAGGGGGCGCtacatgtgtgcatttttaCATTGTATTACGCAGATGAGAAATGGTCTTATATATCTAGTGTcttatattattgtcattttttactGCACATGTGATACTCTTCATTTCTGAAAAGCCCAGTCAGGGACAGGAGTTGCAAACTAGCATATTGCTATAGTACTCTATGTGCACTTTATGTCCACTATGTCTCACTGCATTGTCCCTGATAAATGAAGACTAATGGGATTTAATCTTTTGTTTAGAGACAAATTTAAGTGACAGCAATCTCACACACAGATGGATGCCTTTAAGCATCTGCAGTCCCGGAAGTATTACTTCAGGTTAATGAACACATTGAAATATGATATTGAAAGTAGACATCATAACAAATGAGGATATCAAACTACAtccaataaaaagtcaaatttctCCACGATTAtgacattgtttacattatATATCATTGCAGGGAATGCAGTCGTGAAAGGAAATGCTACGCAAGGAAGCACAAAGTGAggagaggctgtgtgtgtttgtacacagatGGGCCATTACAGCTGTAAGCCCTCATAACACAATGATTAAGTGGGACAGCAATATACAAGTAGCTGTGTTTCAACCAGGTCTTCTTTTAACCTTGCTCAAATATTATAACTGTTAAACCAGGTTTCACGACAGAATTCATCGAGTTGCATTTTACCTTTGACTTTCAGCCTCATGGTGACACAAAGTGATCATTTTCACCTCAATCTTAGGTTCAGTGAAATATTTAAGGTCACATCAGGGTAATTAAAAGCTAAAAGCCACGACCTCAGCCAGCCATAATGTTCTTTACACAGATcaatcatttcaacatttctgaaAAGATTCTTTTCTCTGCGTCAGTGAAGCACTCACAGTCCAATTAAGGACATCTtcatttctacattttaaatgttaagttCTTAGAGATAGCTTGTTGTTATAagaatgtgttattatttcccACACCTTTGTTTACACACATGAAaaccaatataaaaaacaaagaacaactcCAGGATTAAGTGGCATGTTCTACGGTGATAAGAAATTAAGTTTCCCTCTTGTCCTTGGATGGTGTCCCATTTCATCCACAGCGAATCTCATTGTAGGGTCAGGAAATATATTTGTACTCATTTGTTATGCTTGATGAATTAGCTCAGCCgtgaaaacaaaatcacaaatacaatctgtgaaaagcaaaaccAGCCAGACGTGAAATTCCTTTCCGAGACTCCTGAAGCGATGCAGCAATAAGTGACACGGGGAATGAAATAAACCTGTGAACAGAGACATTATTACTGACAGAAGCTGTGCGATCTTAATCTAATGCCTGAGGAATTGCCCTGTACTGTGAACTGTCGAAGCCCAGCAGATTTAGCCAAACATGAAGACAATACTGTGTTATTGTCTCAAGTGTCGTGTTAAGGAATTACCTTTGATTTGACCTCTGTTTGAATTCCCCCTTGTGACAAAGATCCAAAGCCAGAGATCTCCCCCCCCCAGCTTTTCAGGACACACAGCTGACAAAACTCTGGCACTACAAACCAATAACCCCTCCTCCTGCCACCTGCATTAGATGCATTTGCCAGATTTCTCATCATTGGAACCTTGCCCGCTTCAATTAGTCTGGCTGGCCTTAAAAGGTTGTCTTTATTTGGCCAATGTCACTGGGTTAAGGAGCTGTTTGACCCTGGCGGTTAAAAGAAATGAGCTGCACTATGGAGATAGTGATGGACAGAAACTATTCAGTGTAGCTTCAATTTCAGTACCATTACTCTTCCTTTGTCCAATCAAGTCTTCTGTCTCAACAACATCAGTCTAATGGCACGGGAAAGGTGTGAATAAAAACGCAATATTAGTTATTGAGGGATCACCAAAGTTAATTGGTGAAGTGGAATTAATGTAAACTTCCGAGCAAACTTTTAAGATTTGTCTGACCTGGTGGCGGCACTACAGAAAAAGTGTGGACATCGACACAGTCACTCGGCTTCATCTTCTCAGGGCCATCAATGTCTGCAGGGAGTTTCACGGAAATCCATTTAGTAGTATTTCTGTCTGAACCAAAGTGATCCCGAGAGCCACACCACACTAAAAAGGTCTTTTtttgtggaaaagaaaataaccGGAAGTGTGCTGACAAACATATGAACTATCCACTCCTTCATTGTTACAGGACGACAGGCACACATTTAAAAGGCCTCATTAGTGCACTTCTTACCTCTTACTTCTTGTCTCAAGTGGAAGACGACTAATGGGCAGCCTTTTCAGAGACTTGGCCGAAGCACAGCACGGGAtcgacaggaaactgaagcctCATGGGAATGTCATTATCACAGGACTCGCGCTATGCTATACTCTTTCATTGCCAGACAATTAGGGTCATCTCATTACAGCTCACAATATATGTGTAAATGAAGTAGGGTGATTTTATACGTGCTGCCTCCCAGGAGCATGAACTGGATTGCTCATCACCATTTTTCCCTGAATCAGTTTGACATACAACACGACCTAATTAGCCCCTGCACTGCTAACAATGTAGACAAACGCCAACTTGCTGAGGTAAACAAAATTTGTCCTGG
The nucleotide sequence above comes from Solea senegalensis isolate Sse05_10M linkage group LG3, IFAPA_SoseM_1, whole genome shotgun sequence. Encoded proteins:
- the kcnip4a gene encoding Kv channel-interacting protein 4 isoform X3 — translated: MSCRKRCKREIFKFAQYLFRLITGTLNTDSVEDELELSTVRHRPEGLQQLEAQTRFSRKELQILYRGFKNECPSGVVNEETFKDIYSQFFPQGDASTYAHFLFNAFDTDHNGSVSFEDFVMGLSILLRGTVQEKLNWAFNLYDINKDGYITKEEMLDIMKAIYDMMGKCTYPVLREETPRQHVEVFFQKMDKNKDGVVTIDEFIDCCQNDENIMRSMQLFESVL
- the kcnip4a gene encoding Kv channel-interacting protein 4 isoform X5 translates to MEAKRVETVSGRVDAAVSSPGYPQIAHKRGVRARLMRLFPCSTSKKSSSSNQNSVEDELELSTVRHRPEGLQQLEAQTRFSRKELQILYRGFKNECPSGVVNEETFKDIYSQFFPQGDASTYAHFLFNAFDTDHNGSVSFEDFVMGLSILLRGTVQEKLNWAFNLYDINKDGYITKEEMLDIMKAIYDMMGKCTYPVLREETPRQHVEVFFQKMDKNKDGVVTIDEFIDCCQNDENIMRSMQLFESVL
- the kcnip4a gene encoding Kv channel-interacting protein 4 isoform X6, producing the protein MESRVEVTVSHQVDDSTGYPQIAHKRGVRARLMRLFPCSTSKKSSSSNQNSVEDELELSTVRHRPEGLQQLEAQTRFSRKELQILYRGFKNECPSGVVNEETFKDIYSQFFPQGDASTYAHFLFNAFDTDHNGSVSFEDFVMGLSILLRGTVQEKLNWAFNLYDINKDGYITKEEMLDIMKAIYDMMGKCTYPVLREETPRQHVEVFFQKMDKNKDGVVTIDEFIDCCQNDENIMRSMQLFESVL
- the kcnip4a gene encoding Kv channel-interacting protein 4 isoform X1, translating into MLSAIWETEGLQTLGIVVLVFASIKLLHLLGLISFEEDSVEDELELSTVRHRPEGLQQLEAQTRFSRKELQILYRGFKNECPSGVVNEETFKDIYSQFFPQGDASTYAHFLFNAFDTDHNGSVSFEDFVMGLSILLRGTVQEKLNWAFNLYDINKDGYITKEEMLDIMKAIYDMMGKCTYPVLREETPRQHVEVFFQKMDKNKDGVVTIDEFIDCCQNDENIMRSMQLFESVL
- the kcnip4a gene encoding Kv channel-interacting protein 4 isoform X4, which produces MGALMVIFSLQPKQRRKTTDSVEDELELSTVRHRPEGLQQLEAQTRFSRKELQILYRGFKNECPSGVVNEETFKDIYSQFFPQGDASTYAHFLFNAFDTDHNGSVSFEDFVMGLSILLRGTVQEKLNWAFNLYDINKDGYITKEEMLDIMKAIYDMMGKCTYPVLREETPRQHVEVFFQKMDKNKDGVVTIDEFIDCCQNDENIMRSMQLFESVL
- the kcnip4a gene encoding Kv channel-interacting protein 4 isoform X2, translated to MLTMNFEGLEMIAVLVVVVLFVKVLEQLGWLEDGYYDSVEDELELSTVRHRPEGLQQLEAQTRFSRKELQILYRGFKNECPSGVVNEETFKDIYSQFFPQGDASTYAHFLFNAFDTDHNGSVSFEDFVMGLSILLRGTVQEKLNWAFNLYDINKDGYITKEEMLDIMKAIYDMMGKCTYPVLREETPRQHVEVFFQKMDKNKDGVVTIDEFIDCCQNDENIMRSMQLFESVL